gaactgctcccaacattggaagaatgttttatcctccttttgggcgaagttcatgattaacttcctaagggtgttcattttatgatgtgaaaaaaatttctttatgaactcccttatcatgtcattccatgtggcAATAGATCAAGGATGTAGTAAATGCAatcacgtcttagctttttcttttaaagaaaagagaaagagctcCAGTCTGACTGTGTCTTCAAAtatgtttggaaaatataaagtggttatgatctcatcaaactctttcaagtgcaaatatggactttcagattcaagtccataaaattttagaaggagttggattacccctgGCTTCATATCCATGTGTCgcgtattttctagaaaaaccatgcatgagggcgtgctcacccccgccggttgtaaatagtctcgcaaagtacgaggcgggggtgcttgatgcacctcattctcatcctggacttcctcaaccagAGGTTGAGGTCGTCTTCCCGATTGATttacagccataacctcaattaactttcAGGATCTCAAGTATTGTCTAATCTTGTGATAGATAGATaacccttcaaccaatcctcTTTCACTTAAGAAACGTatagtgttgtcacggacccacttgggcatgaaacactcttagccctcaatttcagattctaacttaaacttaaaaaggacgaaaggaaatagaaatctagaaatagaaagagagagggaattagaaagaagttaccaaattagaagttcctaaattaagatcctacaaaacaaaacaaaacaagtcagtttctaaaaacataaattctaaaattagaaagttccttaaaaaaataaaaaataaaataaaaagacgaattagtttctaaaaaataattaagaaagtttctaaacctagaattagaaagaaaagttagtttctaaaaacaaattagaaataaccctaatcttatcttatcttatcttatctaatcTTATCTAATCATATCCTATCCTATCTTATCTTTATCTTATCTTATTTTATCTTATCCAATATAATCTTATCTTATCatatcctatcttatctaatcttatcttatcttatcttatcctatcaTATCTtatttcactacaagaaaaatgggtaaaggctacggacaaaaaccgtagctaaaggcctTTTGCTACGGATCTAGTTCGTAGCACGTCCATACCTATTGATGGTGTAGCTAAAAGTCCAAAAACTGATGGTTATGGAttcaatccgtagcaatagagatcAATCGCTATGGACAAAAGTCGTAactataatttctgtagcgaaatgtagCTACACTTACAGATTCAATCCGTAAGAATAGATATCAATAGCTATAGATAAAGGCCATAGCTATAATATCTATAGTGAAACATACCTACGACTATAGATCACATCCGTAGCAGTAGATATCACTACCTACGGAAAAAGCaatagctataatttctgtagcaaAATGTACCTACGGCTACGGATAATATCagtagctaaaagtggaatgaaatccATAGCAATATGCTATAGTTATAAATAGCTACGGTTTTTCAGAATAATagctacggctaaaatccgtagctattttttgaaaaaaatttataaatttataataatggtgcctgtttccattgcaagaacctgctgtaattgataactcatctaagcttaatgctgataggaatagtacataaaatgcaatcaggaaaaagaacgatgcatttattacatatagcaatcaaatcatacaatgcatcccacattcacatttctaaataaacatacttcactttgctcaacctatcataagaagatAGAGCTTTTTCTTTCCCTGAAACTGTAGATGTAACTTTTGTGgactttgacacaagatcactttcaagttctgaaacccttcccttgagaaagtAAATTTCATCCTCCAGTGACTTCCTTAGCTTGTTAGCCTatataaaacaacatttgtagatacaatcaaacaagcatgcctttgtacacatctcaaaagaaagaaaaaaaaacactaaaaacaaGGATTGCAACTTTCAAACAAatgagtagggctgtacacgaatcggGTTAGCCCGATTAACTTGCTggactcggcccgaaaaagcttgACTTGGCCCGACCAGGAACTGAGTTCGagtcgggacgggccattttcttcggccGGAAActaagttcgggccgagttcggatatGTGTAAGCATATAGAGAAGAAAATCTCAATCAACGTGATCATATGCcttggccatatatatatatatatatatatatatatatatatatatatatatagatatatatatatatatatatatatatatatatatatattcctaaattcttacccagttaccctaaccatttagagcaatccaggccgtccaaatcgtgggtccctttgtagatagagcaaagtcccaaaaatctatgacaaaagcccttcccaaaaatcaaAGACATTCAAGTTACTTGCTAAAGACTTTCCCATGGAGCAGATAGAGCAGAGTCAAAAAATCAAGgtcgtccaaatcgtgggtctgaaactggcccgaactcgcccgattgctaaccgggccgggttcgggctggtttAGCTGGTGACCTGGCCGGGCCAGGTTGAGCCTAGTTTGACTCGGTTCGGcccaatgtacacccctacaaaTGAGGTTTAGATACAGGGATGTACCTCAGCCTTGAATTTTTCATGAGCAGATTCAATTTGCTTCAATGCAACTTCATTCACTTGTGTTATTTCTTTAtactgtaaaaaaaaatatcataaaatatttaaatccttAAGAGTATCAGATAATAAATCCAAGTAAAAAATTCAAACCACCTTTAGCATGTGATCCTTGTTGGCTTGTGCCTCCCCTTTCAGTTTTTCCATCTCTTCCTTTGCTTTCTACATGTCCTCAATAAGCTATTACATATATAACTAACAAAATTGGAAGATACTTGTAGAAACATTACATAGTAAGAGAGAAAGACATGagtaagaaaaagaggagagaaaaatcaggccaaaatgTTTCTCATATAGATtaattatacatacatacatacatacatacatacatacatacatatatatatatatatatatatatatatatatatatatatatatatatatatcaggttataggttacaggtttagattgaggttataggttataggattaggcttaggtttaggttataggttataggtttaggtttaggtgtaggttataggtgggttataggttataggtttgggtttagttttaggtttagattgaggttataggttataggtttaggtttaggttataggttataggtttaggtttagggatttgagaataggtttaggttataagttataggtttagtttattggttataggtttaggtttaggtgtaggttataggtttagtttataggttataggtt
This region of Magnolia sinica isolate HGM2019 chromosome 1, MsV1, whole genome shotgun sequence genomic DNA includes:
- the LOC131248488 gene encoding nuclear-pore anchor-like — protein: MEKLKGEAQANKDHMLKYKEITQVNEVALKQIESAHEKFKAEANKLRKSLEDEIYFLKGRVSELESDLVSKSTKVTSTVSGKEKALSSYDRLSKVVISTATDVIYSRRYVSL